The Polypterus senegalus isolate Bchr_013 chromosome 11, ASM1683550v1, whole genome shotgun sequence sequence ACTTTACTCTGAGATTATCAAGGATGCAGTGTGTCAGTTTGGATTCAATGCCACAAATACCAAGGTTTCTGTAGAAACTGAGTTTAAAGGAACAGCATTTAAAAAAGGGCAGtttgttgtcattgaaatgatgactgtgtggagtttggtGAACTTGTGCTATTTTTATCAAGGAGGAAAGTGTGCACTTGTTAAATTGAGTATTTGTAGCTGAGTTTCTTACTCCATATCATTTGCACTCCCTGAGAACTGCAAGTGACAGAAtgcaatgtgtgaagacttttatCACTTATCACCTACATAATGCAGGGAAGAGGGATAGTTCCACTGAAACACAGTGTGTTGTCCTTGTAGGCCATTGCCCCCCTACACTCTCGATTTTAATGAGGTTTTTCAGCtgaagcaaaatatttattaaaatatagagAATAAATTGCAAATTGTATTAATATGACATTATTTTTTCAGCTTGTAACAAAACCCCAAACAGTATTCCTTCATAGAGATACCATTTGAGGAGGTAATATTTTTAAAGAGGCAATACACCCTAAGGGTGTCATGATGCCCAATATTTGATTGGTCTGCTGCAACATGATACATTGCATTTGGTAACATGGTCATCTCAAAATTGCAAGTGAAAATTTTTTGGATGTGTAATTAACAACAGCAGCAATGATTTATCGATTCACACAAATGCTAAAGCTAATGAACAGCATATTACTTTCAAGAATgtgcattatttatattttctaacCATGTGACATGAAAGTAATTTCTGGTGTTATGGATATGATACAATGCATTATATGACgggttcttttcatttttcaaataaaaacttacTGTCAGTTGTGGTTGGTTGATTTCAGATACATTACAATTCCTTAgtgatggatttatttttatctttagatATGGGTGAGTCTGGACAAAAATGCATAAGCAGTGCTATTGCTGATGTGACATGTCATCTGCAGTATTAAATTCGGTGGTAGATACACTGAAGTCAATTGGAGTGGAGACTTTTCAAGATTTTCAGTATGTTCAGGAAGCAGACCTCCTGCCCGTGCTGAGACCAGTTCAGGCCCGAAAACTAGTGTCTGCATGGAGCCACATCAGTAAGTACATCTTATCACGTAATATTACAATGTGTAACATGTTGATCATGTAATTTGTGTTTGACGATGGTATTTATTTTGCCTGTACAGATCAAAATCCAGATGCATCATCATCATGCTCCACAGTttacagtccctcagcctcatgCTCTTCATCATCACCATTAAGTAGCAGTTCCAGATTTGTTTCAGACTGGGCTGACAGTTTTGAGATTCCTTGGAACAAATTTCCTGAAGAActgattaactgttttgaaaggaAGAAAAGACCAAGTCCACATTTACGATGTTAAAATGTTCAGAATTATCGTTTCTGAAATGATTAAAATCTTTGATTCCCCTAGTAAGCAAAGTACCACTGTTATTGCCAAAAAGATTGTGACCAAGTACCCATCATCCTTGCAGGATGTCATTGAAGGAGATGTAGTTGGACCAGGATATCATTCACTGGTTAAACAGCTCCAGAATCGTGTTGACAATGTGAGAAGACCTGTCatacaaaaaatcagaaaatgcaagCATGCTTCAGATAGTGATACTGAGGAGGTCCCTGCTGAACAAAAGGCAGTGGTTCAAGACACATATGGCTGTGTTAATTGGGAATTAAAATGTATGCCACTTTCTGAGACAGCAGAAAGCCAGAAGGATAAACAGGAGAAAATGAAGATGCTGTCTAAGGAGACAAATGTTAACAATGAAGAAATCGGAACCCTTGTGCAATAAACATATTACTCCCAACGTAAAGAGATAAATAAGGGAGCCAGCATGAAACAGCTTTTAGAGAACTGGCCTTTTGTTTTCCAAGAAATTGGCATGGCATGGATGTACACTTCAAACAGCTGACTGGGATTGATCTGAAAGAGATGTTCCTTGCAAGCTTGGACAAAAAGGGAGCGCGGCTCCTGAAGTTCCTAAAAACCACCAgaacagagagaaaaaagcaagTCATGAGAGCTGCTGCTAAATTGGACGTGTCCAGAGGTCAGTTGGAGGGCTGTTCTGAAGATGTCAAGGACATATTGATTTTTCTTCTTACATACATTGATGAAAGGCAAGAGGTAATGTTTCATCATGTGGAAGAGTCCTTCCTTGCTGAAGATGTGGTTGATGAGTTGCCAGTCATCCCCTGCATTATTGTTTCTGGTAAGTATATTTTCAaactaaatgcaaaaatattGGTGTAAACTAAGTGGGGAAACAGTTTTGCTTTAAGTGTCAAAAAGCTTGTTGAGATGATTTTGTATACATTGTTTATCTATAGGTCCTTCAATCTACACTTCAAAAATGTTCATGCTGGGTATCGACAGACAGATTACAACTAAACACATTCCAACCTTTATCTCAGCACTGTGCATGATGTTCTGCAGCTTTTACTGTTTCAATATTCACTATCCAGTGGAACTGGCATCCACTCTTGAGTTCTTGCAACGGTGAGTATGACAGAATTTATTTCACATAAAACTATTGATAATTGATATTGTGCAGCACATATCAAGAAAACAAGCAAGTAAAGGcaaatgaatttgtttttcagAT is a genomic window containing:
- the LOC120539725 gene encoding uncharacterized protein LOC120539725, yielding MDVHFKQLTGIDLKEMFLASLDKKGARLLKFLKTTRTERKKQVMRAAAKLDVSRGQLEGCSEDVKDILIFLLTYIDERQEVMFHHVEESFLAEDVVDELPVIPCIIVSGPSIYTSKMFMLGIDRQITTKHIPTFISALCMMFCSFYCFNIHYPVELASTLEFLQRCFFIINPDKGTKVESRKNKKQLPINPKVLTVITDLADHDWRTNS